One Cucurbita pepo subsp. pepo cultivar mu-cu-16 chromosome LG07, ASM280686v2, whole genome shotgun sequence genomic region harbors:
- the LOC111798329 gene encoding uncharacterized protein LOC111798329 — protein sequence MTEKENGLPDDPGWFELKLPDMLLADSVREVHARIEAEWDYLQRSACQMAAGRALWKHVIHDPLADLLAGEACLRNLHEKIKKDRSNNAREMSGVILAVRTLWFDSKIEGALTSFNGRDSQVVLLGAGMDTRAYRLSCLKESDVFEVDFPELLQAKANLIKIAIESPYEHHHHQQIAKSLNRVAADIRSSDWLEKLQSAGFAPEKNTVWVLEGLLYYFTHSQAMQVLETIADKCNITHTVLLADFMNKPSTTLSNSVFHFYCDWPDHLLPSLGFSTTKLSQIGDPDAHFGLMHDPLNLFNKIRSLPRSLQTHPDDGKPCCRLYLVQASGSPLLPPIE from the exons atgactgaaaaagaaaatggcttGCCTGACGACCCAGGGTGGTTTGAGCTAAAGCTTCCGGATATGTTGTTGGCCGATAGTGTACGTGAAGTCCATGCTAGAATTGAGGCAGAATGGGATTACCTTCAACGCTCGGCGTGTCAAATGGCAGCAGGAAGAGCGCTTTGGAAGCATGTGATTCACGATCCACTAGCAGATTTACTTGCTGGAGAGGCCTGCCTGAGAAACCTGCATGAGAAGATAAAGAAAGATCGAAGCAACAATGCAAGAGAGATGTCTGGAGTGATTCTTGCTGTTCGTACCCTCTGGTTTGATTCAAAGATTGAAGGTGCTCTGACATCCTTCAATGGCAGAGATTCACAAGTCGTTCTCCTTGGTGCAG GAATGGATACGAGGGCTTACAGATTAAGTTGCTTGAAGGAAAGTGATGTTTTTGAAGTTGATTTCCCTGAATTGCTGCAAGCGAAAGCCAATCTTATAAAGATAGCAATAGAATCTCCATACGAGCACCACCATCATCAACAAATAGCCAAATCGTTAAACAGAGTAGCAGCTGATATCAGAAGTAGTGACTGGCTTGAAAAGCTTCAATCAGCTGGTTTTGCACCAGAGAAGAATACAGTGTGGGTTCTAGAAGGGTTACTCTACTATTTTACCCACTCCCAGGCGATGCAAGTATTGGAGACAATAGCTGACAAATGCAACATAACCCACACAGTCCTCTTAGCAGATTTTATGAACAAACCCTCAACCACCCTTTCAAATTCTGTTTTCCATTTCTACTGTGATTGGCCTGATCATCTACTTCCATCCCTTGGATTTTCCACCACTAAACTATCACAGATTGGAGACCCAGATGCTCACTTTGGGCTTATGCACGATCCATTAAATCTCTTCAATAAAATCCGCAGTTTACCAAGGTCATTGCAGACTCACCCTGATGATGGAAAACCTTGCTGCCGCTTGTATTTGGTGCAGGCTTCTGGTTCGCCTCTGCTACCACCGATCGAATAA